The Solanum dulcamara chromosome 6, daSolDulc1.2, whole genome shotgun sequence genome contains the following window.
GTAGAGGTCACAGGTTAGGGTAGGGGATAGGAGGAGGAGGGTATCTTGACTTGCGAATGTTAGGCTTGTTAGTGTTTATGGTAGTACTAGTCGTACCCTTGCAATTCTTGTCACGTATAGTTATTGTGTatgattattaatattttactattttaacgCTTTTTCGTATAGATTTACAcagtttttcttattaattctttattgttttcttttcattttacttgagtttgatgcacttgagccGAGAGTTATTCAGAAACAACCTATTTATCTCTATGAGGTAGTGATAAGATCTGCATATACTATATCTTTCCAAACCTTAGTGACATTTCACtaaatttgttgttgttgagaaagtatttatctaaattatatatataaatactttaTGAATAATAATTTTTGCTTATCTAGTAATATTAAAAAAGAACATAAGAactaataaatttattattggtATAACAAAAGTTTTGTTATAGAGATTTAAGGGTTTTATTTGGTGTAATTAGATGTATAAGGATattatatgaaattattttatttaccttTTATACGAGATAActtattatactatttatattacaataacaaaataaaataattttgagatTAAAATTACACatattatcaaataaaaaataaaataatttcataaaacATGTCGAAATTTATTAACGCCTCGTTTATTATTACTTTCTTAAGTactttaaaaacaaaaatgaaatggATGAGTCAATAAAGCCGGTCTAGGAACAGAACAGACCGACCGGTCACTGGGCCATCTATAAATAGCTCATCCTCTTCCCTGTGAAATGCACATTTAACTTGCACTCACTTTCTCGGAATCTCCTTCAACTTCAGAGGTATTTCACTTCAATCTTCATGATCAACATTTTTCTGTTTCCATCTCatgttgttcttcttttttttctttgttgatttttactgtattttgtattttactTTCCAAATTTATACTAATTTCCATGCAAGTTCATTCtagaattttgattttttttttctagtttaGATCTGCGATCGAATCAGGTGAGGCGTATATCAGTCTATGGATTTACAGTATTTGGTGAATCATTTGAGCATTTTCTAGATCGAATATTGCCACTATTTCTGTTTCATCTTCTTTTCCATAGTCATTTGTTTGATGAGCGCTATTTCTCAAGTCTCATTTAGGTGTGTTCGGTATGAAGGAAATGTTGtctagaatttatttttttccaggAAAATAACTGGGTTTCTTAGTAATTTTATtgtgtaaaaaatatttatgttaaaaatatttttataataatttagaCAAACACTATGTGAGAGGTGGAGGTCAGGGGTAGAGACGAGTTGTGTTGGAGGGTGGGGATGACTCAATCGAGGTGGAGTGCTACTTGTTCAACTTGTTTTCCTATTTTTGTCGaagttatttttctcatttttcttgtAGTTTATTTTCCCGAAGAAAATATCTTCCAAAAATTTTGATCAACGATAAATGGGAAATTGGAAATGTTTTCTTCCATACCGATCACACCCTTGGCATCAAGGAATTAgggaaaaaaattgttttaagacaaatttcacaattttttttttgcttttgttCACTAGTTACTTGGGCTTACGTCAAACAGTGTCATCCACGTTTTCTGTCTCATTGAAATGGCTTGATGGTGCtgatttagagcccgtttggtgtttggataaaagtgcttaaatgaggaaaatgatgtgaattttagggttaaaaagaataaaaatgatagTTTGGGAatatagttaaaatataagagatataaaataatttccaCGGTCAAAGAAAAttactttaagcacttagaaaaaaaaagttaggaatcctaacttttcatttttgattgatttaagaactttatggcttaaagttagcattaggcaaacacatgtaaaagctaaaaagggtaaagcccatccaaacgggctcttaatctATTAAAATATCTTTGGCAGAGATAGTATAGTAGATGTGTTGTAGTTGAGGGCTTGAGGCTACATTTTCCATTGTTTATACTATGATTTGATATAATAATCTGAAATTTCGCGATATTTGGGTCAATACAATTTTTGTGTGTTGGTGGTGTTGTGATTTCTTTTGTTAATAGAAAGAGACCCCTGATTGGTTTTGAATGAAACAGACATCCATTTTCATACATATTCACAATGGCTCCAGCAGCAGCAGATGCCATCAAACCTACAGGTAACACTTTTGCTCTCTTAGTACCGAACCTAGAATCTTTATTTGATGTAAAGATAGCAAATCGATTTGTTGATGCTTTGACTCCAGTATGAAGCAGCACTATGTTCTTTGCAAAAATGATTTTCATGTTGACCATTTATTAGTAACAGGGGTGTTCTTTGGTCCTTAGAAAATTTGCATGCAAATAATAACTTTTTATGCTTAAGCAAGAACTTAGTGTTTTGTCCATTTTTATGTTTGATTTCttcattaaaattttcaattagaaaaagaaaatcattaaaaactAGCTTTCTGTAGACAGCCATTAGGAAATAAGCAATTGCTTTTCTTTTTGGAGGATATTGTCTTCTTTAGATAAAGAGGAAAATGAATCTCTTTTATCTGTCTCTTTATTTCAACAACAAACTGAAACTGTGAGCATCGCTATAAGTCAGTCTTACCATGAGACATCATTAAATCTGACTTTAGTTTTTGCTCCTATATGTAGATTTCATTTGGAAAGTCTTGATTTTGTATGGTCAGTTGGATAGTTGTTCACAAAATGAAAAAGCTTCAAATGCACATTGCAAGGTTAACTTGTAGTTTCAGTtacttccccggaccctgcgcatagcgggagctttagtgcaccgggctaccCTTTAGATAATCTCTAGTTTAAACTTTTAGCGTGGAATGCTCTTCCTACTGTTATTTTATGTAAAACGGAGTGTCCAAAACTGGTAGCACATTTTTCTAGTTTTCAAAACTATAAATTTTCTGCTGGGATTCCCGCTACAGAACAGCCTATTgatgattgattgatattgtCTGCATTGGCAAAGACAGTATTTCATTAAACTTTCCTTCGATGTTCTTTTATCAGATAAATTGGTGCAGTATAGTTGGATGTTGGTTTTTCTAGATTTTGGGTTGCTATGTCGTGAAAAAAGTTTCCCAATCCGTGCTTTCCGATAATTGCTCATTATTTGTGATTTAATGTGAACAGATGTTTGCATTGTTGGTGTTGCCCGTACTCCAATGGGGAGCTTCCTTGGTTCTCTTTCCTCCTTGCCAGCGACAAAACTTGGATCAATAGCCATTGCGGGTAGGACTCTAGCTATTGTTACGTAGTTATTTCATTATGGAAAACCCAATTGACTGGCAACCATAATATCTTTGAGTTTATATTAATCTCTCTGTTGGTTGAACTTTAGGTGCTCTTAAGAAAGCAAATGTTGATCCATCACTAGTAGAAGAAGTCTTCTTTGGAAATGTCCTTAGTGCAAATCTGGGGCAGGCTCCTGCTAGGCAAGCCGCATTGGGTGCAGGACTACCCAATACGGTGATTTGCACGACTGTGAACAAAGTTTGTGCATCTGGATTGAAAGGTATGCACCTTCCTGTTGTATTTATCTCCTGGAGACCTCTCCCTCCTTTTAACTACTATGAGAGTGAAAGAGGTATTTGTTTTTgacaatatataattttatatggcTTTGCAGCAACTATACTTGCAGCTCAAAGTATCCAGTTGGGCATCAATGAGGTGGTTGTGGCTGGTGGAATGGAAAACATGTCCAATGTTCCCAAATACATTGCAGAAGCAAGGTTTGCATTCTTCAAAAGTTGAATATCTGTGATAATACAATTTCTTTTAAGAAGCTCCTCAGTCTCCCTTAGCAAAGAAGGATAGTGATACAAGATGATATATTTTTCGAGTCACAGACTTTAGGAAGAGTGATGCTGTTTTTTTGCGACATTCCAAGTCACATTTTATAATCTGTCTACAACTTCGAACCTACCCTTTTTGTGCTTCAACAGTGTACATGTGTTTTTCCGAAATCTTAACACGCTTAATCAACAAATACAAAGCCAGCTTATTTTCCTGTTAACCAGTTTTTCATGCTTCCACGTAAACCCGCTTATGATCTGTTCCTCGTCAGTCATACATTTTTTAGATCTCTCCCCATTGAGTTGTATGATGTGTTCCCCATCAGCCATAAATTTTTACATTTCTCCCCACTGAGTTTTCTATGGTTTATGTATAGTTCGGAATATGGTAGACCTGTTGCGCTGGTCACTTCTAATTTTTTCCATTACAGAAGTTCTGATTATTTAATATTGTTCTTCAATTCTGTTTTATCAATAACCTTCATTGATCAATCCTATAATCACAGGAAGGGTTCTCGTCTTGGACATGATAGTCTTGTTGATGGAATGCTTAAAGATGGTTTGACTGATGTTTATAAGGATTGTGGTATGGGAGTTTGTGCAGAAATATGTgctgaaaatcataaaatcacAAGAGAGGAGCAGGTTTGTCTTTATATACatctttgtttttctttaatttgcATCGTGCTGCAAGTTTGGATCTGACTTTAATTTCACATACCAAAGCTTTTTCTACTCTTTGTTTATCTAATTTATACTTACATGCCAATTCCTCCTTATCGTTGTTTTTGGTTATTTTGATGTTTAATAATTGATACCACTATTTGATGAAGCTTCTGTGAGAAACAAGAAAGATTGGGATACATGTGGTCCGCTCTTTCCTAATGCTGTGTTATTATTTCTATGCAAAGTTGAACCATTTTGATTTTCTATTACTCCACTTGTTTACCACACGCACATCTGGAAACCAAAGTGAATCATCATTATGTTTTCTCTCAGTTTTCAGCTATTCACTATGTAGATTTGCTGGTCTTTTATTTTCTGAAGGAGTCAAGCACTTAAGTCTCTCTTCTACATGCAGGATGACTATGCAGTTCAAAGTTTTGAACGTGGAATTGCTGCTCAGGAAGCTGGTGCTTTCGCATGGGAGATTGTACCGGTAAAAGTTATTAGCGCTTGGTCTCTAGATATTTCTCCATACTCAAAGAAAGCAAGTTCTTCGCAGTTTGTTTATTTAATGGTTCTAATGAATTTTGACAATGTGCAGGTTGAAGTGCCTGGAGGAAGAGGAAAGCCATCCATTATTGTTGATAAGGATGACGGTCTAGGAAAGGTGAGTACATTAATATGACTTTTTATTAGTCAACGCAAAACTAATAGCATACATGGATGGGCTCCTCTACATCTTCTCTTGAGCGCTCTTGGAGACTTAATTTAGCCGCTCTCAGACCTACTCCCCCCATATGGGAAGTGAAGTAGAATAGCTAGAAAATGAAGTTAAATGCGATTTCTGAATCACTAGAGTTTCTTATTGAAGGGGATGAAGAGAATATTCTGACTATATAGACCTCCTTATTTGTGCCTTCCAAGTACTAAAAcgctaatatatattaatttacttTTTTGGCACTCAAATGATGTTATGATATAGGCACATACATTTACAGTGCCTATAATTTCCTGCCTTCATCACTCGTCATTTCTGTGTTTTTCTTGCCAGTTTGATGGTGCAAAATTGAGAAAACTTCGACCAAGCTTTAAGGATAAAGATGGTACTGTTACTGCTGGTAATGCTTCTAGCATAAGGTTCGTGGACTTAATTTTCTACCATGTTCTGTTTTTCTTGTTCTCACATGTTTAACAAGAACTTTTTGTTAACCTAACAAATAAATGCATTTCCTACTTCTCCAATCTTGGTCAATTACTCTGAAATTTACTTGCACCAACTTCCTCTCTCTGGAAGTACTGCATCCCAAACAATAGCTGTAAAAGATTCGCTGATTACAGTTATGATTATATCTTTATGTTTCTGGttcatttttaaaaagtgattttttaCACTTTGCATCCATAGTGGGAGTCAAGTTAGTTAGGTCATCTATTATACTATTTAAGAACACCTTTCACCTGAAATGTTAATAATTCAGTGAAACATGATAAGAACTGGCTATTGAAGTTGCTCCTTATTTTTCCTTGTTGAAAGTTTGGAACAGGAAATCAGAATATGATAACTTCCAAGTTCCAAGAGATTCTTGGTTTTTCTTTTCTGTAAAATTTGTTGACAAGATAAATCTTGCATTTTCAGTGATGGTGCTGCTGCATTGGTTTTAGTAAGTGGAGAGAAGGCTATAAAACTAGGATTAAATGTTATTGGAAAGATTTCAGGCTATGCAGATGCTGCTCAGGTACTTTATATCTATGGATTTGAGAATAGAGTTTAAGCACTCCATATGTAAGATTTTGGTTAATTAATGGTTATTACCTTTTTTACTTTCCTTATCTGGTGGTTAAACTTACACTCTTGCAGGAACCTGAATTATTCACAACTGCACCTGCTCTAGCAATTCCCAAAGCTATCAAAAGTGCTAGCTTAGAGGCTTCTCAGATTGATTACTATGAAATTAATGAAGCCTTTGCTGTATGATCTCTTACCTAGTTCTTTTAAACTAGCCTGCTTCATTTGTGTAAGCATCCTCCTTAACAGACCTTGCTTGCAGGTTGTATCTCTTGCAAATCAAAAGCTACTTGGTCTTAATCCAGTGAGTGCTCTATCTATCCTATATGCTTATTAATCTTGAGATACAAATTTTTTTAACCTCGTCAACTTTGACACTCAGTCGGGGTATATTATCTCAAGAAAACTATTTGGATTATATGCTTTGATATGAAAATGGAACAACGATAAGACAACATAAAGTCGTAACTTATTTGGTCTCTGATACTTTATTTAGTGTGGAACAAGCACGGAATGATCATGACAATGAAGTAACCTTTTGTTTTGTTCACTCAGGAAAAAGTTAATGTACACGGTGGGGCTGTATCTTTGGGGCATCCTCTTGGATGCAGTGGAGCTCGTATATTGGTTACACTTCTCGGGGTACGTGTCACTACTGCAACGTTTTGGTGTTTTAAGTTCAATTGATTGTTTCTTTTAATGTCCTAATATGATCTTGTCTTCTGATCATGAATATTGAGAAATCTATCGTCCTTTAATGTTTGTTTCACATCTATTTTCCCAATGCAATGTTCGCAGGTGCTGAGACAGAAAAATGGCAAATATGGAGCTGCTGGTGTTTGCAATGGAGGAGGAGGTGCCTCAGCCCTTGTCCTAGAGCTTGTGtaatccttttttctttttggtaagTCCGAAGATTGGAAACTCATTTGAGAATGTAGTCTACCAATGTGATATTGAATGTATGCTATTCTACGGAATTCAGAGGTGTTCTTGGTAGATCGTTTAACTGGACAACAATGATTAATTAGAATTGGAATAGTATCTAAGGGTTGTTCAATGAGATGACCACAAAAGATGATAATTCCATTAAAATCTCGTTTCGGACTGTAGCCTTAATCCTAGGGTTGTATAAGCTCATATTATTCCTCAATTAGTATTTCTGCACAACCAATGGACCTGTTCATGTGTGTTACTGTACATTTCTTACTTGACATATTAGATGGACTAAAGTTGAAGTTCTTTCAGCTGCATTGAGATCATTTTTGGTTACCTTAGTGTATATATTGCTTTCGTTTTGCAGGTTAGTGTTTCGGGCTATTTATGATAGATGATGCTTGCAACGGATTAGATCTGGCAGGGCGCTTCAGCCAGAGATGACACTGCAATTTCTACTTAttggttttctttcttttttttcctttcctttgtaATGTTAATTTAAGCAGTtgtattattcaaaaataaatggAAGCTGATCAGGTTCTTCTCAAAGTAGCGACATATCTCCCTCCCCCTGATTTCATCATTTCTGTTGGAATTTTTCCCAGCACTTCACTATTTTCATGTCCAAAGGGCATAGGAGATTGAGTTACTAACTTTGAGATGACTTCCCAGTGCATATGGGAAGGGTAGCAGCTGCAGGTTTCCCGGGATGTTCCCCAAAAAGCAACTTCATAAATCACTTGTTCTGTCAACCACTATATCGCTGTAGGCATGGTTAAGTGAAGTTGCTTAAGCTAATAAAcctaaaatttaataataagcCAACTTATGCCTTGATCTAGTAGATTTCTTTTTTCTAGTTATGTTGGgagtaggggtgtacatagaccgggttggttcggattttttacaaaccaaaccaaaccatttgtgtcgggttattaaatctataaaccaaaccaaaccaataaaagtcgggtttttcgatatcaatttttctcgggtttttcgagttttttcgggttttcgggttttttcgggtttttcggatttttcatagtatctaataaaaagcacagagcagtgcttcttaaaaagagttctagtacaaaatatcaacatataagatggaggcagaacattgtttgaagttttaactttataatataactttataagatgttttttttttgtatattatttagatgaccttctcaagtccaaatataaatgtaagaaagaaaacaaaaattatgaaaaattttaaaaaaatatttataaattacattttaataaatatttttatgtataacataatttaaaagtagtatatctataatcgggttggtttgggttcggtttgactttttttagttaaaaccaaaccaaccctataatggtcgggttttttttccaaacaccaaaccaagtcaaaccaaaccactagtcgggttttttttccggtttggttcggtttgtcgatttggtgcggtttatcggtttgccctgtacagccctagttGGGAGGATCAAGAGGAGATTTTAATACCATTTCAAATTGAAGATGACTTACCAAGATATATAGGTTCTGACTCAGATCTATTTACCAATTAGATTAAATTAGTTTACTTTTTAGCTAAAAAGGTTGAGGTTTTCAAAGAATTGCATATCATTGATCACAATTCTAGGCGGGCTTTCAACTTACCAGCCCTTTTGGTCTTCCAAAGTTATCATGATTAATCTTTCTGTGATTTTGCTGTACAATTGAATGCTGAGACTGTGTTATAGTGAAGACACTTGGACAAAGCTTATCAAACCAATGTAAGGGCCATTTACTTTTCAACTTTGGGACGTACTTAAAGTTTACTAATACATGTTCATAGTTGCCTACTGTGTGGTCAGAAAAAATTATGTCAACATCTTGCAATAGAGTATTTTTTACTTGTCGAGTATTCATTTAACACAtttattaagaaataaaaaataaaatgacaattttattGGATCAATGTttgaatataattataaatttaatgttttgaaaaataactatagttaataataagtgtaaattagaaaataaatgataaattatctcttggTTTTTAAAACTGAATAAGTAAAAATTAGCATCTGTTTCCAGTATGTAGAACAAGTAAAAGTGGACGGAGCAATAAATATACCTGCTTTTTTCATGACGTTTATTAATGACTTACGAACAATGACGGAgacataatttttattaaagtGGCTCAAACATAAATATATTAACACATGAAGAAGTTTCATTAAAGTGGCTCAAACATGAATATATTAACATATGAAGAAGCCGAAGAGGGTtaacatctattatatatacataaataataattttaaccatatatatataacgtaattttttgccaattttttttaaatgaaccCTCTCAAACCTAGCTAGCGGCCCGCTTACAGTACTCCAACAAGCCCTTAAAGAACTTATTTGAATGTTCAAATAAACAAATATTCTAACTTCTTGTACACACTATTTTGGAATTATCGATGAAAATAGCGGCTAGTGTAGAACCATAGGAatacaaatcataattttaGCCAGCTAAGTATGAGTTGTCCATAGAAAAACACAAGcatcaccatatatatatacttaaatAACAAatttctatgtcattgaagtaaTAAATCAAAGTGTTAAATTACTCCAAGAAAGTGATAACAAAACAGGAGAATCCAGTTGTAAAGAGACCAATTAATTCCATAACTATTTTATGGCCTATCAACTtggacaatatatatatatatagtgtatgaTACAGAATTGCAGACTTGAATAGCAAatttctatgtcattgaagtaaAAAATCAAAGTGTTAAATTACTCCAAGAAAGTGGTAACAAAACAAGGAGAATCCAGTTGTAAAGAGACCAATTAATTCCATAAAACTATTTTATGGCCTATCAACttgtacaatatatatatatatattgagccACACTATTCACTACCTTGGCCTCAACTCTTATTTTCCAGCTATGCAATCTTTCTGGGGGTTTCCAACACAATTTTGCACCATGCGTATCATGATGACAATTGACATTATAATATCCTAGTTTTGaagtaataataaaattatttttgtatttataagTCATGAtttcaaaatacaaaattaaCTATATACTGTTGTTTGTGTTAGAGTAACCTATCTTATATCATATTCTCTTGAAGTGGAATCCTTTCATG
Protein-coding sequences here:
- the LOC129892212 gene encoding acetyl-CoA acetyltransferase, cytosolic 1-like, encoding MAPAAADAIKPTDVCIVGVARTPMGSFLGSLSSLPATKLGSIAIAGALKKANVDPSLVEEVFFGNVLSANLGQAPARQAALGAGLPNTVICTTVNKVCASGLKATILAAQSIQLGINEVVVAGGMENMSNVPKYIAEARKGSRLGHDSLVDGMLKDGLTDVYKDCGMGVCAEICAENHKITREEQDDYAVQSFERGIAAQEAGAFAWEIVPVEVPGGRGKPSIIVDKDDGLGKFDGAKLRKLRPSFKDKDGTVTAGNASSISDGAAALVLVSGEKAIKLGLNVIGKISGYADAAQEPELFTTAPALAIPKAIKSASLEASQIDYYEINEAFAVVSLANQKLLGLNPEKVNVHGGAVSLGHPLGCSGARILVTLLGVLRQKNGKYGAAGVCNGGGGASALVLELV